The proteins below are encoded in one region of Micromonospora pisi:
- a CDS encoding FG-GAP-like repeat-containing protein: protein MWRKRISALAVATALAVVGAAPSAWAGGQGDPLYGDLNGDGVVDRAVLAGGGADECGVQVSLGDGAGGYGAPTTYTYDTPGEYGYCPDMGVVVDLGGDGTVELVLAWFDGRPPGVETDLLVLRDYQPAGGFDAIYQPSYIGLADFNGDGRQDVYQWTDQGDGFLTFLNTASGQLVRGPIEWCSGWPAYEFADFNRNGATDVLIAYFEGCGENFTGVVVLLDNGTAVELEGDPWGDSYWAATVVDANADGIPDVRTTNESTGEVTHFIGNGRGGFGAAPLADDDTASTKGTKKVDIPVLANDLYTSATKITIVTPPKYGKLQITSRRTVLYTPNGQHTQSDKFVYRLTADGKTDIAGVTVRVKS from the coding sequence ATGTGGAGGAAACGCATCAGCGCCCTGGCGGTCGCGACTGCGCTGGCCGTGGTCGGCGCGGCGCCGTCGGCCTGGGCTGGTGGCCAGGGCGATCCGCTCTACGGTGACCTGAACGGCGACGGCGTGGTCGACCGCGCCGTGCTGGCCGGTGGCGGTGCGGACGAGTGTGGTGTCCAGGTCTCACTCGGCGACGGCGCGGGCGGATACGGTGCTCCCACCACGTACACCTACGACACCCCCGGCGAGTACGGCTACTGCCCCGACATGGGCGTCGTCGTCGACCTCGGCGGCGACGGCACGGTGGAACTCGTGCTCGCCTGGTTCGACGGCCGGCCGCCGGGAGTGGAGACCGACCTGCTGGTGCTCCGGGACTACCAACCGGCGGGCGGCTTCGACGCGATCTACCAGCCGAGCTACATCGGGCTGGCGGACTTCAACGGCGACGGCCGCCAGGACGTCTACCAGTGGACCGACCAGGGGGACGGCTTCCTCACCTTCCTGAACACCGCCTCCGGGCAACTGGTACGCGGCCCGATCGAATGGTGCAGCGGCTGGCCCGCGTACGAGTTCGCCGACTTCAACCGCAACGGCGCCACCGACGTGCTGATCGCCTACTTCGAGGGCTGCGGCGAGAACTTCACCGGTGTGGTCGTGCTGCTCGACAACGGCACCGCGGTGGAACTGGAGGGTGACCCCTGGGGTGACTCGTACTGGGCCGCGACGGTGGTCGACGCGAACGCCGACGGCATCCCGGACGTGCGTACCACCAACGAGAGCACCGGCGAGGTCACCCACTTCATCGGCAACGGGCGGGGCGGGTTCGGCGCGGCGCCGCTCGCCGACGACGACACCGCCTCGACCAAGGGCACCAAGAAGGTCGACATCCCGGTGCTGGCGAACGACCTCTACACCAGCGCCACGAAGATCACCATCGTCACGCCGCCGAAGTACGGCAAGCTCCAGATCACCAGTCGTCGTACGGTGCTCTACACGCCGAACGGCCAGCACACGCAGAGCGACAAGTTCGTCTACCGGCTGACCGCCGACGGCAAGACCGACATCGCCGGGGTGACCGTACGGGTCAAGAGCTGA
- a CDS encoding alpha/beta hydrolase gives METEQVNIVARGITQNVLVAGPADGSPVLLIHGNCSSADFWRPLLRHLPPTLRVVAPDLRGYGATEAAPVDATRGLRDFADDIAALFDAPGLFGAPGARPVVAAHSMGGGVAMQLLIDHPDRIRALLLEAPVSPYGFGGTRDEDGTPISADFAGTGAGTANPDFVARLAAKDRGAQTPTSPRNVMRTVYVADPASLGDDEDLLLESMLSTATGEANYPGDAAATVTWPGTAPGRRGVLNTMAPNHFRVADDLVAVPVKPPITWVRGDVDAIVSDTSLFDLAYLGSLGLVPGWPGAVTCPPQPMVGQTRAVLDRYAAAGGTYREVVYPECGHSPHVERPTEFAAALLDLIG, from the coding sequence GCCGGCGGACGGCAGCCCGGTGCTGCTGATCCACGGGAACTGCTCGTCCGCCGACTTCTGGCGTCCACTCCTGCGCCACCTGCCGCCCACCCTTCGTGTGGTCGCGCCCGACCTGCGCGGCTACGGCGCGACCGAGGCCGCACCGGTCGACGCCACCCGGGGCCTGCGTGACTTCGCCGACGACATCGCCGCGCTCTTCGACGCCCCGGGCCTCTTCGGTGCGCCCGGCGCCCGGCCGGTGGTGGCCGCACACTCGATGGGCGGCGGCGTCGCCATGCAACTGCTGATCGACCACCCGGACCGGATCCGCGCGCTGCTGCTGGAGGCACCGGTCTCGCCCTACGGCTTCGGTGGCACCCGGGACGAGGACGGGACCCCGATCAGCGCGGACTTCGCCGGCACCGGCGCCGGTACGGCCAACCCCGACTTCGTCGCCCGGCTGGCGGCCAAGGACCGGGGCGCCCAGACGCCGACCAGCCCGCGCAACGTCATGCGGACCGTGTACGTGGCCGACCCGGCCAGCCTCGGCGACGACGAGGACCTGCTGCTGGAGAGCATGCTCAGCACCGCAACCGGCGAGGCGAACTACCCCGGCGACGCCGCCGCGACCGTAACCTGGCCGGGAACCGCACCGGGGCGTCGCGGCGTGCTGAACACCATGGCGCCGAACCACTTCCGGGTCGCCGACGACCTGGTCGCCGTGCCCGTCAAACCCCCGATCACCTGGGTACGCGGCGACGTCGACGCGATCGTCTCGGACACCTCCCTCTTCGACCTGGCGTACCTCGGCTCGCTTGGCCTGGTCCCCGGGTGGCCGGGTGCCGTCACGTGCCCGCCGCAGCCGATGGTCGGCCAGACCCGGGCCGTGCTGGACCGCTACGCCGCCGCGGGCGGGACGTACCGCGAGGTCGTCTACCCCGAGTGCGGGCACTCCCCGCACGTGGAGCGCCCCACCGAGTTCGCCGCCGCACTGCTGGACCTGATCGGATGA
- a CDS encoding Ig-like domain-containing protein — translation MWGKRVAVVAVAATVAALGAVAPVAWAGGPGEPMFGDLNRDGVVDQAMLDTAPSVNRAPLLDCTVSVRLGKSGGGYLPPTEYPYLTLDGPEPNCPDLGVAVDLGGDNDIELVLAWFAGRPYPLEHDLLVLESFKPSGGFEAIFQPSFMGLADFNGDGRQDVYQWTDQGAGFATYLNTPVGGLTPGPVAWCSGRPQYQLADFNGNRAMDVVIAYVEGCADYFSGVVVIRDDGMAWHLQGDPYGDHLWTVKVQYTNADRIPDVVTKNTVTGEITYFVGNGDGSFLKTPKAVSDRASVSRSKKTSIPVITNDAATKQAKITIVTPPKYGTVRITSDRTVVFTPSSKPGKTDRFVYRLTDHGRSSEAGVSLRIS, via the coding sequence ATGTGGGGAAAGCGCGTAGCCGTGGTGGCCGTCGCGGCGACCGTGGCTGCTCTGGGTGCGGTGGCGCCCGTTGCCTGGGCCGGGGGGCCAGGTGAGCCGATGTTCGGCGACCTGAACCGCGACGGTGTGGTCGACCAGGCAATGCTCGACACCGCCCCGTCCGTCAACCGCGCCCCGTTACTCGACTGCACGGTCTCCGTACGCCTCGGTAAGTCCGGCGGCGGTTACCTGCCACCGACCGAGTACCCGTACCTGACGCTCGACGGGCCGGAGCCCAACTGCCCGGACCTGGGTGTCGCGGTCGACCTGGGCGGAGACAACGACATCGAACTCGTCCTGGCCTGGTTCGCCGGCCGCCCCTACCCGCTCGAACACGACCTGCTGGTGCTGGAGAGCTTCAAGCCCTCCGGCGGCTTCGAGGCGATCTTCCAGCCCAGCTTCATGGGGCTGGCCGACTTCAACGGCGACGGCCGCCAGGACGTCTACCAGTGGACCGACCAGGGGGCCGGGTTCGCCACCTACCTCAACACACCCGTGGGCGGCCTGACCCCGGGCCCGGTCGCCTGGTGCTCCGGTCGGCCGCAGTACCAACTGGCCGACTTCAACGGCAACCGGGCGATGGACGTGGTGATCGCGTACGTCGAGGGCTGCGCCGACTACTTCTCCGGGGTGGTGGTGATCCGGGACGACGGGATGGCCTGGCATCTTCAGGGCGACCCGTACGGCGACCACCTCTGGACCGTGAAGGTGCAGTACACCAACGCCGACCGCATCCCCGACGTGGTCACCAAGAACACCGTGACCGGTGAGATCACCTACTTCGTCGGCAACGGCGACGGCAGCTTCCTCAAGACACCGAAGGCAGTGTCGGACCGGGCCTCGGTGAGCCGCAGCAAGAAGACGAGCATCCCGGTGATCACCAACGACGCCGCCACCAAGCAGGCGAAGATCACCATCGTCACCCCGCCGAAGTACGGCACCGTACGGATCACCAGTGACCGCACCGTGGTCTTCACGCCGAGCAGCAAGCCGGGCAAGACCGACCGCTTCGTCTACCGGTTGACCGACCACGGCCGCAGTTCCGAGGCCGGAGTCTCCCTCAGGATCAGTTGA
- a CDS encoding 3-hydroxyacyl-CoA dehydrogenase family protein: MAREITSVGVIGLGTMGAGIVEVFARNGVEVLAVEISEEALERGRANLTGSTDRAVARGKLATEARDALLGRVTFAVGLAVLDDVDLVIEAVPERLELKRRLFGELDRICRPDTILATNTSSLSVTEIAVATTRPQQVVGLHFFNPAPVMKLVEVIRTVVTAPEVVADVEALCGRLGKVDVTIGDRAGFIANALLFGYLNQAVELFESRYVTREDLDAAMRLGAGLPMGPLALLDLIGLDTAYEILETMYRRGGRNRRHAPVPLIRQMVTAGLLGRKTGRGFYTYLRPGSGTVVPDELTPPPVEPTDVDAARTVGLVGPGPLATTLAEGFVAAGYRVVEVTTDEAELARLAEVDLVVEAVVDDLETKRSLFARLDQVCRPGAVLATTTSVLPVIDLAMATGRPADVIGLHFPRPVGERQLAEIVLTVRTSAEATAVARTVASVLGLTTVVCADRPGFVVDALLFPYLNDAIRMLEASYATVEDVDHAMRLGCGYPVGPFALLDQVGLDVALKIQRGLYGAAREPGLAPAPLLEQLVTAGHLGRATGRGFREATVSS; this comes from the coding sequence GTGGCACGCGAGATCACCAGCGTCGGCGTCATCGGACTCGGCACCATGGGCGCGGGCATCGTCGAGGTCTTCGCCCGCAACGGCGTCGAGGTGCTCGCGGTGGAGATCTCCGAGGAGGCACTGGAGCGGGGACGGGCCAACCTGACCGGATCCACCGACCGGGCTGTCGCCCGGGGCAAGCTCGCCACCGAAGCGCGCGACGCTCTGCTGGGCCGGGTCACCTTCGCCGTCGGCCTGGCCGTGCTCGACGACGTCGACCTGGTCATCGAGGCGGTGCCCGAGCGCCTCGAGCTCAAGCGGCGGCTCTTCGGCGAACTCGACCGGATCTGCCGGCCGGACACGATCCTCGCCACCAACACCTCATCGCTGAGCGTCACCGAGATCGCGGTCGCGACGACCCGGCCACAGCAGGTCGTCGGGCTGCACTTCTTCAACCCGGCGCCGGTGATGAAGCTGGTCGAGGTTATTCGGACGGTGGTCACCGCACCCGAGGTGGTCGCCGACGTCGAGGCGCTCTGCGGCCGGCTCGGCAAGGTCGACGTCACCATCGGCGACCGCGCGGGTTTCATCGCGAACGCCCTGCTCTTCGGCTACCTGAACCAGGCGGTGGAACTTTTCGAGTCCCGGTACGTGACCCGCGAGGACCTCGACGCGGCCATGCGCCTCGGTGCCGGCCTGCCGATGGGCCCGCTCGCCCTGCTCGACCTGATCGGGCTCGACACCGCGTACGAGATCCTGGAGACCATGTACCGGCGCGGCGGACGCAACCGCCGGCACGCCCCGGTCCCGCTGATTCGGCAGATGGTCACCGCGGGCCTGCTCGGCCGCAAGACCGGCCGCGGCTTCTACACCTACCTTCGCCCCGGCTCGGGCACCGTCGTACCGGACGAACTGACCCCGCCGCCGGTGGAGCCGACCGACGTCGACGCCGCGCGCACGGTCGGTCTGGTCGGTCCGGGACCACTCGCCACCACCCTGGCCGAGGGTTTTGTCGCCGCCGGCTACCGGGTCGTCGAGGTCACCACCGACGAGGCGGAACTGGCCCGGCTGGCCGAGGTCGACCTCGTGGTCGAGGCGGTCGTCGACGACCTGGAGACCAAGCGGTCCCTCTTCGCCCGGCTCGACCAGGTCTGCCGACCCGGTGCGGTGCTCGCCACCACCACCTCGGTACTCCCGGTGATCGACCTCGCGATGGCGACCGGTCGTCCGGCCGACGTGATCGGGCTGCACTTTCCCCGCCCGGTCGGGGAGCGGCAACTCGCGGAGATCGTGCTTACCGTCCGGACCTCGGCGGAGGCCACCGCTGTCGCGCGTACGGTCGCCTCGGTGCTCGGTCTGACCACGGTGGTCTGCGCCGACCGGCCCGGGTTCGTGGTCGACGCGCTGCTCTTCCCGTACCTGAACGACGCGATCCGGATGCTGGAGGCGTCCTACGCGACCGTCGAGGACGTCGACCACGCCATGCGGCTCGGCTGCGGCTATCCGGTCGGTCCGTTCGCGCTGCTCGACCAGGTGGGACTGGACGTGGCGCTGAAGATCCAGCGGGGCCTCTACGGGGCGGCGCGGGAACCGGGTCTGGCCCCCGCGCCGCTGTTGGAGCAGTTGGTCACCGCAGGTCACCTCGGCCGGGCGACCGGCCGGGGCTTCCGGGAGGCGACGGTCAGCTCTTGA
- a CDS encoding alpha/beta hydrolase has protein sequence MSGGHDGADRAVPYLRRTVPVDGGELTVGEWGHNSGPVLLAVHGITSSHLAWSVVGERLGVDHRLVAVDLRGRGGSRDLPGPYGMARHAADLVRVIEAYGGGPVVVLGHSMGGFVAIELAHRHPELVRRLVLVDGGALLPAPPGLDSTADEQAISAAIAATVGPAFTRLSMTFPDRESYRQMWREHPAFADWTPAMLRYVDYDLVGVAPELQPSCRLPAAVRDARDQYAYPGVEPTPLPVPAVFLRAPRGLLDEPDKPLYPDGYATHWLPGVREETVPGVNHYTIALGDTGAAAIESAVRVAG, from the coding sequence ATGAGCGGCGGCCACGACGGAGCGGACCGGGCCGTGCCGTACCTGCGGCGGACGGTGCCGGTCGACGGCGGAGAGTTGACCGTCGGCGAGTGGGGACACAACAGCGGACCCGTGCTGCTCGCCGTACACGGCATCACCTCCTCCCACCTGGCCTGGTCGGTGGTGGGGGAGCGGCTCGGCGTCGACCACCGGCTGGTCGCGGTCGACCTGCGCGGCCGGGGCGGCAGCCGGGACCTGCCCGGCCCGTACGGCATGGCCCGGCACGCGGCCGACCTGGTCCGGGTGATCGAGGCGTACGGCGGCGGCCCGGTGGTCGTGCTCGGCCACTCGATGGGCGGATTCGTCGCCATCGAGCTGGCCCACCGTCACCCGGAACTGGTCCGGCGCCTGGTGCTGGTCGACGGCGGCGCACTGCTGCCCGCCCCGCCCGGACTCGACAGCACCGCCGACGAGCAGGCCATCTCGGCGGCGATAGCGGCGACGGTGGGACCGGCCTTCACCCGGTTGAGCATGACCTTCCCGGACCGCGAGTCCTATCGGCAGATGTGGCGCGAGCATCCCGCCTTCGCCGACTGGACCCCGGCGATGCTCCGGTACGTCGACTACGACCTGGTTGGCGTGGCCCCCGAACTCCAGCCCTCCTGCCGGCTGCCGGCGGCGGTCCGGGACGCCCGGGACCAGTACGCGTACCCCGGCGTCGAGCCGACACCGCTGCCGGTGCCGGCGGTCTTCCTGCGCGCGCCCCGGGGTTTGCTCGACGAGCCGGACAAACCCCTTTACCCGGACGGGTACGCGACGCACTGGTTGCCCGGTGTGCGCGAGGAGACGGTGCCCGGGGTGAACCACTACACCATCGCCCTCGGCGACACCGGTGCCGCCGCGATCGAGTCGGCGGTCCGCGTCGCCGGCTGA